The proteins below are encoded in one region of Levilactobacillus namurensis:
- a CDS encoding LysR family transcriptional regulator gives MIEPYLLEELVAFSQTGTLAKTAQQLHVTQPTVTRGMQKLEDDLGVQLFDRQPNRITLTATGRRAAKLATRLMAQHQAFSTQVQAFDHAQRVLTITATLPGPLLLARKIAQHTDQALSVTTTFSPSDQATDLLTTHQATLVLTQRELQTPVLESRYLGREKLAVNLDQFMYQANQTTVTFAELRGMSFLVLQDIGSWRDVIQREIPQAKFLYQTQPSAFREITTYSDFPYFSTNLSRFDPHVVTPTDHRVCRPIRDAVAQMPIYASYLKADRQRVAPVLAALRAHWPDD, from the coding sequence ATGATTGAGCCCTATTTACTGGAAGAACTGGTGGCCTTTAGTCAGACCGGGACACTGGCGAAAACTGCCCAACAACTGCACGTCACCCAGCCCACGGTGACCCGGGGAATGCAAAAGCTTGAAGACGACCTGGGGGTGCAGCTCTTCGACCGGCAGCCCAACCGGATCACGCTGACGGCCACTGGACGCCGCGCCGCGAAACTGGCGACCCGGCTCATGGCGCAACATCAAGCGTTCTCGACTCAGGTCCAGGCGTTCGACCACGCCCAACGGGTCCTGACCATCACCGCGACCCTGCCCGGACCACTCCTGTTGGCCCGTAAAATTGCCCAGCACACCGACCAGGCACTGAGTGTGACCACGACCTTTTCGCCCAGCGACCAAGCTACCGACCTGTTGACCACGCACCAAGCGACCCTGGTCTTGACCCAACGGGAGTTACAGACACCGGTACTGGAATCGCGCTACTTAGGACGCGAAAAGCTCGCGGTCAACCTCGACCAGTTCATGTACCAAGCCAATCAGACCACCGTGACCTTTGCGGAGCTTCGGGGGATGAGCTTCCTAGTGCTCCAAGACATCGGCAGCTGGCGCGACGTGATCCAACGGGAAATCCCGCAGGCTAAGTTCCTCTACCAAACCCAGCCCAGTGCCTTTCGTGAAATCACCACCTACTCCGACTTTCCCTATTTCAGTACCAACCTCTCGCGCTTCGACCCGCACGTGGTCACCCCGACGGACCACCGCGTATGCCGCCCCATCCGTGACGCGGTCGCCCAGATGCCCATCTACGCCAGCTACCTCAAGGCTGACCGGCAACGGGTGGCGCCAGTGCTGGCGGCGTTGCGTGCGCATTGGCCGGACGATTAA
- a CDS encoding MFS transporter, with protein MENQIHPRTWGAILSVALLSLLGIMTETSMNVTYPELSREFGISLDMTQWITTAYLLMVTIMMGTTAYLLKKYHPQHLQVVAVITFMVGDVVCAVAPSFTILLVGRLVQATATGLATPILFHLIFTQVPRAKLGMMTGIAGMIISLAPALGPTYGGLVSSTMSWRMIFWFLLPFGLVSLIGGQIFVRGEVIAHPKPFSWPSFIALALAMLTWVYAFSVIGKQGFSLSFWGLLALAVVLFGGFVWQNNRGAAQLVNLQVFRHAAVRDDALTYFGLQFLNIGISVVIPVYAQYVLHTGALLAGIILLPGTLVGAVISPLAGHLADQRGFQLPIRIGTSLLVVGALCFLAFQPKLTAIWLLVFFIVLRAGFNFCFSNTISNATTQVPVQAATDISSLFNMVQQLAGATGVVFLTALMAIFQNQGQGSLATRTYQGGRVDFWITLLLAVAIAGISAVNYHRQSHATN; from the coding sequence ATGGAAAATCAGATTCATCCCCGCACCTGGGGCGCCATCTTGTCGGTGGCTTTGCTTAGTTTACTAGGGATCATGACCGAGACGTCGATGAACGTCACGTATCCGGAACTCTCCCGGGAGTTCGGGATTTCGCTAGACATGACGCAGTGGATCACCACGGCCTACCTACTCATGGTGACTATTATGATGGGGACCACCGCGTATCTCTTGAAAAAGTATCATCCCCAGCACCTGCAAGTTGTCGCGGTCATCACGTTCATGGTCGGCGACGTGGTCTGTGCCGTCGCCCCCAGCTTCACCATCCTGCTGGTCGGCCGGTTGGTCCAAGCCACCGCGACTGGGTTAGCCACGCCAATTTTATTTCACCTAATCTTCACCCAAGTACCGCGCGCCAAGCTGGGGATGATGACCGGCATCGCCGGGATGATTATTTCCCTAGCCCCCGCGTTAGGGCCAACGTACGGTGGGCTAGTCTCATCGACCATGAGTTGGCGCATGATCTTCTGGTTCCTGTTACCGTTCGGTCTAGTCAGCTTGATTGGTGGTCAGATCTTTGTCCGGGGTGAAGTCATCGCGCATCCCAAGCCGTTTAGCTGGCCCAGCTTCATTGCGTTAGCCTTAGCGATGCTGACCTGGGTCTACGCCTTTTCCGTGATCGGTAAGCAAGGCTTTAGCCTAAGCTTCTGGGGCTTACTGGCGTTGGCCGTGGTGCTCTTTGGCGGGTTCGTCTGGCAAAATAACCGGGGCGCCGCGCAATTAGTCAACCTCCAAGTCTTCCGGCACGCGGCGGTCCGCGACGATGCGCTGACCTACTTCGGTCTCCAGTTCTTAAACATCGGCATCTCCGTGGTGATTCCCGTTTACGCCCAGTATGTTCTCCATACCGGGGCCCTGTTAGCCGGGATTATCCTCTTGCCGGGGACGCTGGTTGGGGCGGTCATCTCGCCACTGGCGGGTCACCTGGCCGACCAACGCGGGTTCCAACTGCCGATACGTATCGGGACCAGCCTGTTAGTGGTGGGGGCGCTGTGTTTCTTAGCCTTCCAGCCGAAACTCACGGCAATCTGGCTACTGGTCTTCTTTATCGTCCTACGAGCCGGGTTCAACTTCTGCTTCTCCAACACGATTTCCAACGCCACCACGCAGGTTCCCGTCCAAGCAGCGACCGATATCAGTTCGCTCTTCAACATGGTTCAACAGTTAGCGGGGGCGACCGGCGTGGTCTTCTTGACGGCCCTAATGGCGATTTTTCAAAATCAAGGCCAGGGCAGTCTGGCGACGCGCACCTACCAGGGTGGCCGGGTCGACTTCTGGATCACCTTGCTCCTGGCCGTGGCCATCGCGGGCATCAGTGCCGTCAACTATCACCGGCAGAGTCACGCAACGAACTAA
- a CDS encoding DUF5776 domain-containing protein — MAMGALFEQHHLFKTLADAQATPEPSPSTGTGSSTTGASSQPQVTEPSVTPTAPVVRPTAPDQQTAKPAKKIVKVVYVTSPFKLYRDAARHQVKRQYKAHSRTTAPSFKVLQVIKTATGQRVYRVKGGYLLAGHGVYNRYYQRVPQKSKRDIRVIAKKGVYEYRTVHLKRQQRIKHVKVKKILHVKKIVKVGHVTRYQLKNGHYVTANRQFVHWN, encoded by the coding sequence ATGGCGATGGGTGCGCTGTTTGAGCAACATCATCTTTTTAAGACGTTAGCAGACGCTCAGGCAACGCCCGAACCATCCCCGTCGACCGGTACGGGTTCTTCGACGACGGGAGCCTCTAGTCAACCGCAAGTCACCGAACCCAGCGTGACGCCAACGGCCCCCGTTGTTCGACCGACAGCGCCCGACCAGCAAACCGCTAAGCCAGCCAAAAAGATAGTTAAAGTGGTCTACGTGACGTCACCATTTAAGCTGTACCGAGACGCAGCCCGGCACCAGGTCAAGCGTCAGTACAAAGCCCATTCACGGACTACGGCCCCGAGCTTTAAAGTGCTACAAGTCATCAAGACGGCTACGGGTCAGCGCGTGTACCGGGTTAAAGGCGGCTATCTGTTAGCAGGCCATGGCGTTTATAATCGTTACTACCAGCGAGTGCCGCAAAAGTCAAAGCGGGATATTCGAGTCATTGCGAAGAAGGGCGTTTATGAGTACCGGACGGTGCACCTTAAGCGTCAACAGCGCATTAAGCATGTAAAGGTTAAGAAAATTTTACACGTTAAGAAGATTGTGAAAGTCGGTCACGTAACACGTTATCAGTTGAAGAACGGGCATTACGTCACCGCCAACCGTCAATTTGTTCACTGGAACTAA
- a CDS encoding amidase family protein: MVKRSWQTDRGGRLSGLSRWFLLLVTVVTLGSVSVSAHATPVTAESVTAGQLQKAVGVDGAVATPVTQASGISAQVYRNSSALDLAQQVRSGKVTSTQLVQQAIAKVKADNPQLNGVITLREDAALQEAAALKDTGQPFLGVPILIKGLGQTIKGGQNTDGLYPNRNAISGYTGILVRNLQSAGFIVIGQTNFPEMGLLNVTTSKLYGAAHSAWNTDYQPGGSSGGSATSVADGMVPIATGNDAGGSVRIPAAWSGLVGLKPTQGMIQGDGSAVTAHTVNFAETKTMADTQQLFDALKQSRASAPAAPSQLNKLTIAYTTKSPVGTPVSADAVKAVQQAVSFLKQQGFTVKEVNPPVDGKALMRAYYILDTSAGSVANYVIQTATKKAMTKDDVSPLTWGLYQASKNLTKEQVAQANATIADGAAKMAAFHQTYPLLLTPTVATTAPLVSDPAVLPQYEAKLKNMENVPVDQQMPLIYDAWLHGLSMTPFTQQANLTGEPAISLPTYVSAKGLPLGIQFTAAKNQD; encoded by the coding sequence ATGGTTAAGAGAAGTTGGCAGACTGACCGTGGTGGTCGTCTGTCAGGGTTGAGTAGGTGGTTCCTACTATTAGTAACGGTTGTCACATTGGGAAGTGTGAGTGTTTCGGCTCACGCCACGCCCGTTACAGCTGAATCAGTTACGGCTGGCCAGCTTCAAAAAGCAGTTGGTGTTGATGGTGCCGTTGCGACGCCGGTAACCCAAGCAAGTGGGATTTCGGCGCAAGTTTATCGAAATAGCTCCGCGCTAGATTTGGCGCAGCAAGTACGGTCAGGTAAGGTGACTAGCACGCAGCTGGTGCAACAAGCAATTGCCAAGGTCAAGGCCGATAATCCGCAGCTTAACGGGGTGATCACGTTACGAGAAGATGCTGCGCTCCAGGAAGCTGCGGCCTTGAAGGATACCGGGCAGCCCTTTTTAGGTGTGCCCATCCTGATTAAGGGTCTAGGTCAGACGATTAAAGGCGGTCAAAATACGGATGGCCTTTACCCAAATCGAAATGCGATTAGTGGTTATACGGGCATCTTAGTTCGTAACCTGCAATCGGCAGGGTTCATCGTGATTGGTCAAACTAATTTTCCCGAGATGGGATTGCTGAATGTGACGACCTCTAAACTCTATGGCGCAGCGCATAGTGCCTGGAATACTGATTATCAACCGGGTGGTTCGTCAGGTGGTTCGGCTACTAGTGTTGCTGATGGCATGGTGCCAATTGCGACCGGTAACGATGCCGGTGGCTCGGTTAGAATCCCCGCGGCCTGGTCTGGACTAGTGGGCCTAAAGCCGACCCAGGGCATGATTCAGGGGGATGGCTCAGCGGTCACAGCGCATACGGTAAACTTTGCCGAAACGAAGACCATGGCGGACACCCAGCAGCTTTTTGACGCCCTCAAGCAATCTAGGGCCAGTGCACCAGCTGCGCCTAGTCAGCTAAACAAACTGACGATTGCGTATACGACGAAATCCCCGGTGGGAACACCCGTTAGCGCGGATGCCGTTAAAGCCGTTCAGCAAGCGGTATCCTTCTTAAAACAGCAAGGATTTACGGTAAAGGAGGTCAATCCGCCAGTGGACGGGAAGGCCTTAATGCGAGCCTATTACATCTTGGATACGTCGGCTGGCAGTGTTGCCAACTACGTGATTCAAACGGCCACCAAGAAGGCCATGACTAAGGACGATGTGAGTCCACTGACTTGGGGACTTTACCAGGCCAGCAAGAACTTGACCAAGGAGCAGGTCGCACAAGCCAATGCCACGATTGCGGATGGCGCCGCTAAGATGGCAGCCTTCCATCAGACTTATCCGCTACTCCTAACACCCACGGTAGCTACGACGGCACCACTAGTCAGTGATCCCGCAGTCCTACCACAGTATGAAGCTAAGTTGAAGAATATGGAGAACGTCCCCGTTGATCAACAGATGCCTTTGATTTATGATGCTTGGCTACATGGGTTAAGCATGACACCATTTACCCAGCAAGCTAATTTGACCGGGGAACCTGCGATTAGTTTACCAACCTACGTGTCTGCTAAGGGCTTACCGCTAGGAATTCAGTTTACGGCAGCTAAGAATCAGGATTGA
- a CDS encoding IS110 family transposase, translating into MIMRTIIGIDVSKNKANVAVATDLIVAKELTVPLDALGFNELKHVVLQFGGKAEIVFEATGVYSRRLEYFLQQENLNYHILNPLAAKNRIATGTRMRKNDQRDARRLAITEFTEQLEPYLLAYKQDPIYRELTDMNRYYDQLNEDKKRARNRAHRVLQLVFASFGASKGGFNFDTKLAWKILTLFPHAQIVREIGDLNALEARISAAHFKGMNARRIHDAARKLWKLAAQNGDAVPVTSDNTRQMKALAEQVLTLEAAQDQQVVRMMALGKSLSEFTLLQTIPGIGGSTAIRLISELGDIRRFNTRQQLNSYVGLDTTEVDSGDHQSARHITKHGNPHARRILYWTVVLMLNPKMGDNHIRDAYEKRREASSSKKKLIVRQMDRLIKTILYLIKTNQPYSYELSPQSK; encoded by the coding sequence ATGATTATGCGAACAATTATTGGAATCGATGTCAGTAAAAACAAAGCTAACGTTGCGGTGGCGACGGATTTAATCGTCGCCAAAGAACTGACCGTCCCTCTAGATGCACTGGGATTTAATGAACTGAAACACGTCGTGCTTCAGTTCGGCGGAAAAGCGGAAATCGTCTTTGAAGCGACTGGTGTTTACTCCCGGCGCTTAGAGTATTTCCTTCAACAAGAAAATTTGAATTACCATATTTTAAATCCCCTGGCGGCTAAGAATCGCATCGCCACTGGTACGCGAATGAGAAAAAACGATCAACGTGATGCGCGCCGATTGGCGATTACCGAGTTTACCGAACAGTTAGAGCCCTATCTTCTAGCTTACAAACAGGATCCCATCTATCGTGAATTAACGGATATGAACCGTTATTACGACCAACTCAATGAGGATAAGAAACGGGCCCGCAATCGAGCTCATCGTGTCTTACAGCTTGTATTTGCGTCATTTGGGGCCTCCAAGGGTGGCTTTAACTTCGATACAAAGCTGGCTTGGAAGATTCTAACACTCTTCCCGCATGCACAAATCGTTCGTGAAATTGGCGACCTTAACGCGTTAGAAGCACGAATATCAGCAGCACATTTCAAAGGGATGAACGCTAGGCGTATTCACGATGCCGCACGAAAGTTATGGAAACTGGCCGCTCAGAATGGTGACGCCGTACCCGTTACTTCGGATAACACGCGGCAAATGAAAGCTTTGGCGGAACAAGTTCTCACCCTAGAAGCAGCGCAGGACCAGCAGGTCGTGCGCATGATGGCCTTAGGTAAATCCTTGTCAGAGTTTACGCTTCTTCAAACAATCCCTGGTATTGGTGGCAGTACCGCCATTCGGCTAATTAGTGAATTAGGTGATATCCGACGGTTCAATACCCGTCAGCAATTGAACAGCTATGTCGGCCTGGACACAACGGAAGTTGACTCCGGTGACCATCAATCCGCTCGCCATATCACCAAACACGGTAATCCCCATGCACGCCGAATCTTGTATTGGACGGTCGTTCTTATGCTTAATCCTAAGATGGGCGACAATCATATTCGCGATGCATACGAAAAAAGACGAGAAGCTTCTTCTTCAAAGAAGAAACTCATCGTCCGTCAAATGGATCGTCTTATTAAAACAATCCTATACCTGATAAAAACGAATCAACCTTACTCCTATGAGCTGAGCCCTCAATCGAAGTAA
- a CDS encoding GNAT family N-acetyltransferase: MTFDAVRALTSADLELLIQFYQAVCAQQSGGDNPDWHWGEYPSRNLLREALQTRRVIAGFIDQKIVAAGILSVGDDEDYQGVNWSYVVDRQIAVLHLFAVHPDFRRRGLATALMQTLVQAARDAGQRVIHLDVLTRDTSAEQFYRRYGYRFVEERILNYDDIGETAARMYELMAD; this comes from the coding sequence ATGACTTTCGATGCAGTTAGGGCTTTAACGTCAGCTGATTTGGAACTCCTTATCCAGTTTTACCAAGCTGTATGTGCCCAGCAATCTGGGGGAGACAACCCAGATTGGCATTGGGGTGAGTATCCTAGCCGGAACCTGTTGCGGGAGGCTTTACAGACTCGGCGTGTCATAGCTGGGTTCATCGACCAGAAGATTGTGGCAGCCGGTATCCTATCAGTTGGGGACGATGAAGATTATCAAGGTGTGAACTGGTCTTACGTTGTTGATCGTCAGATTGCGGTCCTACACCTTTTTGCCGTCCATCCGGATTTTCGTCGTCGAGGGTTGGCTACGGCACTCATGCAAACGCTGGTTCAGGCAGCTCGAGATGCGGGGCAGCGGGTCATTCACTTAGACGTATTGACTCGTGATACGTCAGCAGAGCAGTTTTATCGCCGATATGGATACCGTTTTGTGGAGGAACGAATCTTAAATTACGATGACATTGGTGAGACAGCAGCGCGAATGTATGAGCTGATGGCGGATTGA
- the rlmD gene encoding 23S rRNA (uracil(1939)-C(5))-methyltransferase RlmD, whose translation MKSTAPVKKNQQLDVTITDLTYQGLGLAKVDDFSLFIENALPGEVVTIQVTKVQKHYGFARVVAFKTTSPDRVTDVDKTYRQTGIAPLQHLSYPAQLAFKHDQIAELFKKAHIDVAVAPTLGMDHPTQYRNKAQVPVRQIKGQLETGFYRQHSHDLIPLEDFYIQDPEIDKAIVKVRDLLRQFQIPAYDEINDKGVIRNIMVRRGYYSHEMMIVLISRQQKIPSQAQLVEQIHQALPEVKSIVLNVNAKRTNVIMGNVTRVLYGKPTIEDQLMGLTFAISARSFYQVNPQQTEKLYQMAIDKAGLTGNETVIDAYCGIGTISLALAKHAKQVYGVEIVPEAIEDAKVNAQKNHLTNVDFAVNKAEDQMAQWQADGVKPDVIVVDPPRKGLAPSLIESAAKMAPRKVVYVSCNPSTLVRDVAHFEELGYAIDGDIQPVDQFPQTPHVESVTVLKRKD comes from the coding sequence ATGAAAAGCACAGCACCAGTAAAGAAGAACCAACAGTTAGACGTCACCATTACGGACCTGACCTACCAAGGGTTAGGCTTAGCTAAGGTCGACGACTTTTCCCTGTTTATCGAAAACGCCTTACCCGGCGAAGTGGTCACGATTCAGGTGACTAAGGTCCAAAAGCACTACGGGTTCGCGCGGGTCGTGGCCTTCAAAACCACGTCACCTGACCGGGTCACCGATGTCGATAAGACTTACCGGCAGACGGGCATCGCGCCTTTGCAACACCTGAGTTATCCGGCACAATTGGCGTTCAAGCATGATCAGATCGCCGAGTTGTTCAAGAAAGCCCACATTGACGTGGCCGTGGCCCCGACTTTGGGGATGGATCACCCGACTCAGTACCGGAACAAGGCCCAAGTGCCGGTTCGGCAGATCAAGGGCCAACTGGAGACTGGTTTCTACCGGCAACACAGCCATGACCTGATTCCGCTGGAAGACTTCTATATCCAAGACCCCGAAATCGATAAGGCCATCGTGAAGGTCCGCGACCTGTTACGGCAGTTCCAGATTCCCGCTTACGATGAAATCAACGATAAGGGTGTCATCCGCAACATCATGGTGCGGCGGGGCTACTACAGCCACGAGATGATGATCGTCTTGATCAGTCGTCAGCAGAAGATTCCCAGTCAGGCTCAACTGGTGGAGCAGATTCACCAGGCGCTACCTGAGGTCAAGAGTATCGTGTTAAACGTCAACGCCAAGCGGACCAACGTGATCATGGGGAACGTGACGCGGGTCCTTTACGGCAAACCGACGATTGAAGACCAATTGATGGGCTTAACGTTTGCAATTTCGGCGCGGTCCTTCTACCAAGTGAACCCGCAACAGACGGAAAAGCTCTACCAGATGGCCATTGATAAGGCCGGCCTGACGGGCAACGAAACGGTGATTGATGCTTACTGTGGGATTGGGACCATTTCACTGGCCCTGGCCAAGCACGCCAAGCAGGTCTACGGGGTCGAAATCGTCCCTGAGGCCATTGAGGACGCGAAGGTCAACGCCCAGAAGAACCACCTGACCAACGTGGACTTCGCCGTGAACAAGGCGGAAGACCAGATGGCACAGTGGCAGGCAGATGGTGTCAAGCCGGACGTGATCGTGGTCGATCCGCCACGGAAGGGCTTGGCTCCTAGCTTGATTGAGAGTGCCGCTAAGATGGCGCCGCGCAAGGTGGTTTACGTTAGCTGTAACCCATCGACGCTGGTCCGTGACGTGGCCCACTTCGAAGAACTGGGATACGCAATCGATGGAGACATTCAACCCGTCGACCAGTTTCCACAGACGCCGCACGTGGAATCGGTGACGGTGCTGAAGCGGAAAGACTAA
- a CDS encoding diacylglycerol kinase produces the protein MRKRARVIYNPTSGREALKKDLIDILAVFEQAGYETSAYATTPAPNSARDEATRVARAGFELIVAAGGDGTINQVVNGIAGLPHRPKMAIIPAGTTNDYARALHIPREDPLAAAKVVLKEQTVNMDIGQAGDQYFINIAGGGLLTELTYDVPSNLKSIFGYLAYLAKGAELLPQIKPIEMDLTYDGGHFRGKASMFLLALTNSIGGFEKIVPDAALDDGKFTMIIVKTASLPELLRLMGLVLNGGKHINDPHIIYVKTSKVVARPVEDRMMINLDGEYGGDAPMKFRNLRQHIEMYANLDAIPDSAVTMESPEMLEAEQKFVKQVEELPADPATDSTDAAAKK, from the coding sequence ATGCGTAAACGGGCACGGGTGATTTACAACCCAACCTCAGGCCGTGAGGCGTTAAAGAAGGATTTAATTGATATTTTGGCAGTGTTCGAGCAGGCCGGCTATGAGACCAGTGCCTACGCGACCACGCCAGCGCCGAATTCGGCTCGTGACGAGGCAACTCGGGTAGCCCGGGCCGGTTTCGAGCTCATCGTGGCGGCGGGGGGCGACGGGACCATTAACCAAGTGGTCAATGGGATCGCCGGCTTACCGCACCGGCCCAAGATGGCCATCATCCCGGCCGGGACCACCAACGACTATGCGCGCGCACTGCACATTCCACGGGAGGACCCCTTGGCAGCCGCTAAGGTGGTCTTGAAGGAACAGACGGTGAACATGGACATCGGCCAGGCCGGTGACCAGTACTTTATCAACATCGCGGGTGGTGGCCTGTTGACCGAGTTGACCTACGATGTACCGTCCAACCTGAAATCCATCTTCGGTTACCTGGCTTACCTAGCCAAGGGCGCCGAACTCCTGCCGCAGATCAAGCCCATCGAGATGGACCTGACCTATGACGGGGGCCATTTCCGGGGAAAGGCGTCGATGTTCTTGCTCGCGCTGACGAATTCCATCGGGGGCTTCGAAAAGATCGTGCCCGATGCCGCGTTGGATGACGGGAAATTTACTATGATCATCGTCAAGACGGCCAGTCTGCCGGAATTGCTCCGGTTGATGGGGCTGGTCTTGAATGGCGGGAAGCATATCAACGACCCGCACATCATTTACGTGAAGACCAGCAAAGTGGTCGCACGGCCGGTGGAAGACCGGATGATGATCAACTTAGACGGTGAATATGGTGGCGATGCGCCGATGAAGTTCCGCAACCTGCGGCAACACATTGAGATGTACGCCAACCTGGACGCCATTCCGGATTCCGCGGTGACCATGGAGTCGCCAGAAATGCTAGAAGCAGAACAGAAATTCGTCAAGCAGGTGGAAGAACTGCCTGCAGACCCGGCGACTGATTCGACCGATGCGGCCGCCAAAAAATAG
- the gatB gene encoding Asp-tRNA(Asn)/Glu-tRNA(Gln) amidotransferase subunit GatB: MNFETTIGLEVHVELKTNSKIFSPSPVEFGDDPNANTNVIDWGYPGVLPTTNKGVVADGIIAALALHADVEQHTHFDRKNYFYPDNPKAYQITQADKPIAHDGWVEITVDGVKKKIGIEEMHIEEDAGKNTHERNYSYVDLNRQGTPLIEIVSKPDIASPAEAYAYLEALRQRIQFTGISDVKMEEGSMRVDVNISVRPVGQEKFGTKTELKNLNSFTYVKRGLEYEEKRQQQVLMSGGSVRQETRRFDEKTGETILMRVKEGSDDYRYFPEPDLPALNISDDWIKDLQAAMPEMPGKRRERYVNDLGLTDYDAMVITQTKEMSDFFDAMIALKADPKMAANYLQGDVNAYLNDNQVDLSATKLTPANLAGMINLISDGTISTKMAKKVFKAVTKGEEPKAYVEAHGLVQLSDPAKLQPIIDDVLDQNPQSIEDFNNGKDRAVGYLVGQIMKQTHGQANPQVVNKLLMAALKH; this comes from the coding sequence ATGAATTTTGAAACGACTATCGGACTGGAAGTCCACGTTGAATTAAAGACGAATTCGAAAATCTTTAGTCCATCACCCGTTGAATTTGGGGATGACCCTAACGCCAACACCAACGTGATCGACTGGGGATATCCAGGGGTTCTGCCGACCACCAACAAGGGCGTTGTCGCTGATGGGATCATCGCGGCACTGGCCTTACATGCGGACGTGGAACAACACACCCACTTCGACCGGAAGAACTACTTCTATCCAGATAACCCCAAGGCTTACCAGATCACGCAAGCGGACAAGCCAATTGCGCATGATGGATGGGTCGAGATCACGGTTGACGGTGTGAAGAAGAAAATCGGGATCGAAGAAATGCACATCGAAGAAGATGCCGGGAAGAACACCCACGAACGGAATTACTCCTACGTGGACTTGAACCGGCAAGGCACGCCACTGATCGAAATCGTGTCGAAACCCGATATTGCTTCTCCAGCGGAAGCCTACGCTTACCTGGAAGCCTTGCGGCAACGGATCCAATTCACGGGGATTTCTGACGTGAAGATGGAAGAAGGGTCCATGCGGGTCGACGTCAACATTTCGGTTCGGCCGGTGGGTCAAGAGAAGTTCGGGACCAAGACGGAATTGAAGAACTTGAACTCCTTCACTTACGTCAAGCGGGGCCTGGAGTACGAAGAAAAGCGGCAACAACAGGTCTTGATGTCCGGCGGTAGCGTACGACAAGAGACGCGGCGGTTCGACGAAAAGACCGGCGAGACCATCTTAATGCGGGTCAAGGAAGGGTCCGATGATTACCGGTACTTCCCAGAACCCGACTTGCCAGCGCTGAACATTTCCGATGACTGGATCAAGGACTTACAGGCAGCGATGCCGGAAATGCCTGGGAAGCGGCGTGAACGTTACGTCAACGACTTAGGCTTGACCGACTACGACGCCATGGTCATTACCCAGACCAAGGAAATGTCCGACTTCTTCGATGCCATGATCGCTTTGAAGGCGGATCCGAAGATGGCGGCCAACTACCTGCAAGGGGACGTGAACGCCTACCTGAACGATAACCAAGTTGATCTGTCCGCCACTAAGTTGACACCAGCCAACTTAGCCGGTATGATTAACCTCATTTCCGATGGCACGATTTCGACCAAGATGGCCAAGAAGGTCTTCAAGGCCGTGACCAAGGGTGAGGAACCTAAGGCCTACGTGGAAGCACACGGCTTGGTTCAATTATCCGATCCAGCTAAGCTTCAACCAATCATCGATGATGTGTTGGACCAGAATCCACAATCCATCGAAGATTTCAATAACGGGAAAGACCGGGCAGTCGGTTACCTGGTGGGTCAGATTATGAAGCAGACCCACGGGCAAGCTAACCCACAAGTGGTCAACAAGTTATTGATGGCTGCTTTGAAACACTAG